A window from Urocitellus parryii isolate mUroPar1 chromosome 1, mUroPar1.hap1, whole genome shotgun sequence encodes these proteins:
- the Minar2 gene encoding major intrinsically disordered NOTCH2-binding receptor 1-like — MKGDMDLSVLPNNNHPDKFLQLDVKSLMRSPALLQASLARFPGGHYPAAQHWQNLVYSQREKKDIAAQRTKRSSREGSVTPDSPPPSMSSVMKNNPLYGDLSMEEAMEERKKNPSWTIEEYDKHSLHTNLSGHLKENPNDLRFWLGDMYTPGFDTLLKKKKKREKRSKLCRMGLILLLVTSILVTIVTISSLFT; from the exons ATGAAGGGAGACATGGATCTTTCTGTTTTGCCCAATAACAACCATCCTGACAAATTCCTGCAGCTTGACGTGAAGTCTTTAATGAGGAGCCCAGCCCTTCTGCAGGCTAGCCTCGCGAGATTTCCGGGTGGGCATTATCCTGCTGCACAACACTGGCAAAACCTTGTCTACTCACAG agagaaaagaaggatatTGCTGCTCAGCGAACTAAGAGATCCAGCAGGGAGGGCTCTGTCACTCCTGATAGCCCTCCACCATCCATGTCCTCAGTCATGAAGAATAATCCACTGTATGGGGACTTAAGTATGGAGGAAgctatggaagaaagaaaaaagaacccttCATGGACCATTGAGGAATACGATAAACATTCCCTGCACACAAACCTCTCGGGACATCTGAAG GAAAATCCCAATGACCTACGATTTTGGTTGGGAGATATGTACACGCCGGGTTTTGACACCttattgaaaaagaagaagaagcgtGAAAAGCGATCAAAATTATGTCGCATGGGTCTAATCTTACTCCTCGTTACTTCCATCTTGGTTACCATAGTGACTATCAGCTCTCTTTTCACCTAA